Proteins from a genomic interval of Coregonus clupeaformis isolate EN_2021a chromosome 4, ASM2061545v1, whole genome shotgun sequence:
- the LOC121553503 gene encoding rab-3A-interacting protein isoform X4 codes for MASEPLEGFHEVNLASPTTPDLHGLTSDTRPQCPSAPSSTLYRTPSLSSSSCPPNALRADQLPTQPIYSAPRLLGSTEPHNGSVPGLEPPARSEAESAEGVFLSGEEGEESLGLTNDSLSHLRSPSVMEIREKGNERMKEELAKAQREAHKMVREANIKQSTAEKQLKEALGKIDVLQAEVAALKTLVLSTSPTSPCHDLPGGSKAPFKKGHGRNKSTSSAMLGSGQDLSVTQPIVRDCREVDSLLFSEFKLWKEEPSLERNSSFLERVYREDIYPCLTFSKSELGSAILEAVERNTLSVEPVGFQTLPVVKASAVECGGPNGRRSEVVTKCSLSGQTKTCKHRIKFGDSSSYYYVSPFCRYRITSVCNFFTYIRYIHQGLVKLQDAEQMFWEVMQLRKEMSFAKLGYYKEEL; via the exons ATGGCCAGCGAACCCCTTGAAGGCTTCCATGAGGTCAACTTGGCGTCGCCCACCACCCCTGACCTCCACGGATTGACCTCCGACACCAGACCCCAATGTCCCAGCGCCCCTTCCAGTACCCTGTACCGTACCCCCTCCCTCAGCTCCAGCTCCTGCCCCCCCAACGCCCTGCGAGCCGACCAGCTGCCCACCCAGCCCATCTACTCTGCCCCTAGGCTACTGGGCAGCACAGAGCCCCACAATGGAAG TGTTCCGGGGTTGGAACCCCCCGCCCGGTCAGAGGCGGAGTCAGCAGAGGGGGTGTTCCTGtctggagaggaaggggaggagtctCTGGGTCTGACCAATGACAGCCTGTCCCACCTCCGCAGCCCCTCAGTCATGGAGATCAGAGAGAAAGGCAATgagagaatgaaggaggagcTAGCCAAGGCACAGAGg GAAGCTCACAAGATGGTGCGTGAGGCGAACATCAAACAGTCCACGGCTGAGAAGCAGCTGAAGGAAGCTCTGGGCAAG atTGATGTGCTCCAGGCGGAGGTGGCTGCCCTGAAGACCTTGGTCCTGTCCACGTCCCCCACCTCCCCCTGTCACGATCTTCCTGGGGGCTCCAAGGCCCCCTTCAAGAAGGGCCACGGCCGCAACAAAAGCACCAGCAGCGCCATGCTGGGCAGCGGGCAGGACCTGAGCGTCACACAGCCCATCGTACGAGACTGCAGAGAG gtGGACAGTCTCCTGTTTAGTGAGTTTAAGTTGTGGAAGGAGGAGCCTAGTCTGGAGAGAAACAGCTCCTTCCTGGAGAGAGTCTACAGAGAGGACATCTACCCCTGCCTCACCTTCTCCAAGagtgag CTGGGTTCGGCCATCTTGGAGGCAGTGGAGAGGAACACGCTCAGTGTGGAGCCGGTGGGCTTCCAGACGCTGCCTGTCGTCAAGGCCTCTGCTGTGGAGTGTGGAGGACCAAA TGGTCGAAGGTCTGAGGTAGTCAC AAAGTGTTCCCTTAGTGGCCAGACCAAAACCTGCAAGCACAGAATCAAGTTTGGTGATTCCAGCAGCTATTACTACGTGTCCCCTTTCTGCCGTTATCGG atcacGTCAGTTTGTAACTTCTTTACCTACATCCGCTACATCCACCAAGGGCTGGTCAAGCTGCAGGACG CAGAACAGATGTTCTGGGAGGTGATGCAGCTGAGGAAAGAGATGAGTTTTGCTAAGCTGGGCTACTACAAGGAGGAACTGTGA
- the LOC121553503 gene encoding rab-3A-interacting protein isoform X3 encodes MASEPLEGFHEVNLASPTTPDLHGLTSDTRPQCPSAPSSTLYRTPSLSSSSCPPNALRADQLPTQPIYSAPRLLGSTEPHNGSVPGLEPPARSEAESAEGVFLSGEEGEESLGLTNDSLSHLRSPSVMEIREKGNERMKEELAKAQRDLKLKDEECERLSKVRDQLGQELEELTASLFEEAHKMVREANIKQSTAEKQLKEALGKIDVLQAEVAALKTLVLSTSPTSPCHDLPGGSKAPFKKGHGRNKSTSSAMLGSGQDLSVTQPIVRDCREVDSLLFSEFKLWKEEPSLERNSSFLERVYREDIYPCLTFSKSELGSAILEAVERNTLSVEPVGFQTLPVVKASAVECGGPKKCSLSGQTKTCKHRIKFGDSSSYYYVSPFCRYRITSVCNFFTYIRYIHQGLVKLQDAEQMFWEVMQLRKEMSFAKLGYYKEEL; translated from the exons ATGGCCAGCGAACCCCTTGAAGGCTTCCATGAGGTCAACTTGGCGTCGCCCACCACCCCTGACCTCCACGGATTGACCTCCGACACCAGACCCCAATGTCCCAGCGCCCCTTCCAGTACCCTGTACCGTACCCCCTCCCTCAGCTCCAGCTCCTGCCCCCCCAACGCCCTGCGAGCCGACCAGCTGCCCACCCAGCCCATCTACTCTGCCCCTAGGCTACTGGGCAGCACAGAGCCCCACAATGGAAG TGTTCCGGGGTTGGAACCCCCCGCCCGGTCAGAGGCGGAGTCAGCAGAGGGGGTGTTCCTGtctggagaggaaggggaggagtctCTGGGTCTGACCAATGACAGCCTGTCCCACCTCCGCAGCCCCTCAGTCATGGAGATCAGAGAGAAAGGCAATgagagaatgaaggaggagcTAGCCAAGGCACAGAGg GATCTTAAGTTAAAAGACGAGGAGTGTGAAAGGCTTTCTAAAGTCAGGGATCAGCTGGGCCAGGAACTGGAGGAGCTCACTGCTAGCCTGTTTGAG GAAGCTCACAAGATGGTGCGTGAGGCGAACATCAAACAGTCCACGGCTGAGAAGCAGCTGAAGGAAGCTCTGGGCAAG atTGATGTGCTCCAGGCGGAGGTGGCTGCCCTGAAGACCTTGGTCCTGTCCACGTCCCCCACCTCCCCCTGTCACGATCTTCCTGGGGGCTCCAAGGCCCCCTTCAAGAAGGGCCACGGCCGCAACAAAAGCACCAGCAGCGCCATGCTGGGCAGCGGGCAGGACCTGAGCGTCACACAGCCCATCGTACGAGACTGCAGAGAG gtGGACAGTCTCCTGTTTAGTGAGTTTAAGTTGTGGAAGGAGGAGCCTAGTCTGGAGAGAAACAGCTCCTTCCTGGAGAGAGTCTACAGAGAGGACATCTACCCCTGCCTCACCTTCTCCAAGagtgag CTGGGTTCGGCCATCTTGGAGGCAGTGGAGAGGAACACGCTCAGTGTGGAGCCGGTGGGCTTCCAGACGCTGCCTGTCGTCAAGGCCTCTGCTGTGGAGTGTGGAGGACCAAA AAAGTGTTCCCTTAGTGGCCAGACCAAAACCTGCAAGCACAGAATCAAGTTTGGTGATTCCAGCAGCTATTACTACGTGTCCCCTTTCTGCCGTTATCGG atcacGTCAGTTTGTAACTTCTTTACCTACATCCGCTACATCCACCAAGGGCTGGTCAAGCTGCAGGACG CAGAACAGATGTTCTGGGAGGTGATGCAGCTGAGGAAAGAGATGAGTTTTGCTAAGCTGGGCTACTACAAGGAGGAACTGTGA
- the LOC121553503 gene encoding rab-3A-interacting protein isoform X1: MASEPLEGFHEVNLASPTTPDLHGLTSDTRPQCPSAPSSTLYRTPSLSSSSCPPNALRADQLPTQPIYSAPRLLGSTEPHNGSVPGLEPPARSEAESAEGVFLSGEEGEESLGLTNDSLSHLRSPSVMEIREKGNERMKEELAKAQRDLKLKDEECERLSKVRDQLGQELEELTASLFEEAHKMVREANIKQSTAEKQLKEALGKIDVLQAEVAALKTLVLSTSPTSPCHDLPGGSKAPFKKGHGRNKSTSSAMLGSGQDLSVTQPIVRDCREVDSLLFSEFKLWKEEPSLERNSSFLERVYREDIYPCLTFSKSELGSAILEAVERNTLSVEPVGFQTLPVVKASAVECGGPNGRRSEVVTKCSLSGQTKTCKHRIKFGDSSSYYYVSPFCRYRITSVCNFFTYIRYIHQGLVKLQDAEQMFWEVMQLRKEMSFAKLGYYKEEL, encoded by the exons ATGGCCAGCGAACCCCTTGAAGGCTTCCATGAGGTCAACTTGGCGTCGCCCACCACCCCTGACCTCCACGGATTGACCTCCGACACCAGACCCCAATGTCCCAGCGCCCCTTCCAGTACCCTGTACCGTACCCCCTCCCTCAGCTCCAGCTCCTGCCCCCCCAACGCCCTGCGAGCCGACCAGCTGCCCACCCAGCCCATCTACTCTGCCCCTAGGCTACTGGGCAGCACAGAGCCCCACAATGGAAG TGTTCCGGGGTTGGAACCCCCCGCCCGGTCAGAGGCGGAGTCAGCAGAGGGGGTGTTCCTGtctggagaggaaggggaggagtctCTGGGTCTGACCAATGACAGCCTGTCCCACCTCCGCAGCCCCTCAGTCATGGAGATCAGAGAGAAAGGCAATgagagaatgaaggaggagcTAGCCAAGGCACAGAGg GATCTTAAGTTAAAAGACGAGGAGTGTGAAAGGCTTTCTAAAGTCAGGGATCAGCTGGGCCAGGAACTGGAGGAGCTCACTGCTAGCCTGTTTGAG GAAGCTCACAAGATGGTGCGTGAGGCGAACATCAAACAGTCCACGGCTGAGAAGCAGCTGAAGGAAGCTCTGGGCAAG atTGATGTGCTCCAGGCGGAGGTGGCTGCCCTGAAGACCTTGGTCCTGTCCACGTCCCCCACCTCCCCCTGTCACGATCTTCCTGGGGGCTCCAAGGCCCCCTTCAAGAAGGGCCACGGCCGCAACAAAAGCACCAGCAGCGCCATGCTGGGCAGCGGGCAGGACCTGAGCGTCACACAGCCCATCGTACGAGACTGCAGAGAG gtGGACAGTCTCCTGTTTAGTGAGTTTAAGTTGTGGAAGGAGGAGCCTAGTCTGGAGAGAAACAGCTCCTTCCTGGAGAGAGTCTACAGAGAGGACATCTACCCCTGCCTCACCTTCTCCAAGagtgag CTGGGTTCGGCCATCTTGGAGGCAGTGGAGAGGAACACGCTCAGTGTGGAGCCGGTGGGCTTCCAGACGCTGCCTGTCGTCAAGGCCTCTGCTGTGGAGTGTGGAGGACCAAA TGGTCGAAGGTCTGAGGTAGTCAC AAAGTGTTCCCTTAGTGGCCAGACCAAAACCTGCAAGCACAGAATCAAGTTTGGTGATTCCAGCAGCTATTACTACGTGTCCCCTTTCTGCCGTTATCGG atcacGTCAGTTTGTAACTTCTTTACCTACATCCGCTACATCCACCAAGGGCTGGTCAAGCTGCAGGACG CAGAACAGATGTTCTGGGAGGTGATGCAGCTGAGGAAAGAGATGAGTTTTGCTAAGCTGGGCTACTACAAGGAGGAACTGTGA
- the LOC121553503 gene encoding rab-3A-interacting protein isoform X2, whose amino-acid sequence MASEPLEGFHEVNLASPTTPDLHGLTSDTRPQCPSAPSSTLYRTPSLSSSSCPPNALRADQLPTQPIYSAPRLLGSTEPHNGSVPGLEPPARSEAESAEGVFLSGEEGEESLGLTNDSLSHLRSPSVMEIREKGNERMKEELAKAQRDLKLKDEECERLSKVRDQLGQELEELTASLFEEAHKMVREANIKQSTAEKQLKEALGKIDVLQAEVAALKTLVLSTSPTSPCHDLPGGSKAPFKKGHGRNKSTSSAMLGSGQDLSVTQPIVRDCREVDSLLFSEFKLWKEEPSLERNSSFLERVYREDIYPCLTFSKSELGSAILEAVERNTLSVEPVGFQTLPVVKASAVECGGPNGRRSEVVTKCSLSGQTKTCKHRIKFGDSSSYYYVSPFCRYRITSVCNFFTYIRYIHQGLVKLQDEQMFWEVMQLRKEMSFAKLGYYKEEL is encoded by the exons ATGGCCAGCGAACCCCTTGAAGGCTTCCATGAGGTCAACTTGGCGTCGCCCACCACCCCTGACCTCCACGGATTGACCTCCGACACCAGACCCCAATGTCCCAGCGCCCCTTCCAGTACCCTGTACCGTACCCCCTCCCTCAGCTCCAGCTCCTGCCCCCCCAACGCCCTGCGAGCCGACCAGCTGCCCACCCAGCCCATCTACTCTGCCCCTAGGCTACTGGGCAGCACAGAGCCCCACAATGGAAG TGTTCCGGGGTTGGAACCCCCCGCCCGGTCAGAGGCGGAGTCAGCAGAGGGGGTGTTCCTGtctggagaggaaggggaggagtctCTGGGTCTGACCAATGACAGCCTGTCCCACCTCCGCAGCCCCTCAGTCATGGAGATCAGAGAGAAAGGCAATgagagaatgaaggaggagcTAGCCAAGGCACAGAGg GATCTTAAGTTAAAAGACGAGGAGTGTGAAAGGCTTTCTAAAGTCAGGGATCAGCTGGGCCAGGAACTGGAGGAGCTCACTGCTAGCCTGTTTGAG GAAGCTCACAAGATGGTGCGTGAGGCGAACATCAAACAGTCCACGGCTGAGAAGCAGCTGAAGGAAGCTCTGGGCAAG atTGATGTGCTCCAGGCGGAGGTGGCTGCCCTGAAGACCTTGGTCCTGTCCACGTCCCCCACCTCCCCCTGTCACGATCTTCCTGGGGGCTCCAAGGCCCCCTTCAAGAAGGGCCACGGCCGCAACAAAAGCACCAGCAGCGCCATGCTGGGCAGCGGGCAGGACCTGAGCGTCACACAGCCCATCGTACGAGACTGCAGAGAG gtGGACAGTCTCCTGTTTAGTGAGTTTAAGTTGTGGAAGGAGGAGCCTAGTCTGGAGAGAAACAGCTCCTTCCTGGAGAGAGTCTACAGAGAGGACATCTACCCCTGCCTCACCTTCTCCAAGagtgag CTGGGTTCGGCCATCTTGGAGGCAGTGGAGAGGAACACGCTCAGTGTGGAGCCGGTGGGCTTCCAGACGCTGCCTGTCGTCAAGGCCTCTGCTGTGGAGTGTGGAGGACCAAA TGGTCGAAGGTCTGAGGTAGTCAC AAAGTGTTCCCTTAGTGGCCAGACCAAAACCTGCAAGCACAGAATCAAGTTTGGTGATTCCAGCAGCTATTACTACGTGTCCCCTTTCTGCCGTTATCGG atcacGTCAGTTTGTAACTTCTTTACCTACATCCGCTACATCCACCAAGGGCTGGTCAAGCTGCAGGACG AACAGATGTTCTGGGAGGTGATGCAGCTGAGGAAAGAGATGAGTTTTGCTAAGCTGGGCTACTACAAGGAGGAACTGTGA